One Mycolicibacterium fortuitum subsp. fortuitum genomic window carries:
- a CDS encoding thiol-disulfide oxidoreductase DCC family protein, which produces MSGVLYFDGNCGMCTRSVNALTKRQRTGDLRIAPFQAAGTADRLGVPADQMLEAAWWQESSGEVYRGAEAINAAVSAGFGTRIPLSVYRVPGVRQLQNAVYRWVATHRYRFPGTTPHCQARPGDC; this is translated from the coding sequence ATGAGCGGCGTCCTGTACTTCGACGGCAACTGCGGCATGTGCACCCGCAGCGTCAATGCCCTGACGAAACGCCAGCGCACCGGCGACCTGCGGATCGCGCCATTCCAGGCCGCGGGGACCGCTGACCGGCTCGGTGTCCCGGCGGATCAGATGCTCGAAGCCGCGTGGTGGCAGGAGTCCTCGGGGGAGGTGTATCGCGGCGCTGAAGCCATCAACGCCGCCGTGTCGGCCGGGTTCGGTACCCGGATTCCGTTGAGCGTGTATCGCGTGCCCGGAGTGCGGCAGCTGCAGAACGCGGTGTACCGCTGGGTTGCGACGCATCGCTACCGGTTCCCCGGGACCACACCACACTGCCAGGCACGGCCGGGGGACTGCTGA
- the dinB gene encoding DNA polymerase IV: protein MFVCGGSTQQAAILHADLDSFYASVEQRDDPALRGRPVIVGGGVVLAASYEAKAFGVRTAMSGGQARALCPQAIVVPPRMSAYSEASGHVFEVFHDTTPVVEPLSVDEAFLDVSGLGRVSGTPVEIARRLREQVSEQVGLPITVGIARTKFLAKVASQVAKPDGLLLVPPDRELAFLHPLPVRRLWGVGAKTAEKLHAHGIETVADVAELPESALRPMVGGAMARQLYALSRNIDRRRVTTGVRRSSIGAQRALGRRGNTMSAAEVDVVVINLVDRITRRMRGAGRTGRTVVLRLRFDDFGRATRSHTLPRATASTDAILAAARALVTAAAPVIAERGLTLIGFAVSNIDHQGSQQLELPFNSEPDPVAIDGAIDEVRQRFGNAMLTRGVLVGRDPGLEMPTLPY, encoded by the coding sequence ATGTTCGTGTGCGGCGGTTCAACCCAGCAGGCGGCCATCCTGCACGCTGATCTCGATTCGTTCTATGCATCGGTCGAACAGCGCGACGATCCGGCTCTGCGCGGCCGCCCGGTGATCGTGGGCGGCGGTGTGGTCCTGGCGGCCAGTTACGAGGCCAAGGCGTTCGGCGTGCGCACGGCGATGAGCGGAGGTCAGGCCCGGGCGTTGTGCCCGCAGGCCATCGTGGTGCCGCCGCGGATGTCGGCGTATTCGGAAGCCAGCGGGCACGTGTTCGAGGTTTTCCACGACACCACGCCCGTGGTGGAGCCCCTGTCGGTGGACGAGGCGTTTCTCGACGTGTCCGGCCTGGGCCGGGTGTCGGGCACCCCGGTGGAGATCGCGCGCCGGCTGCGTGAACAGGTCAGCGAGCAGGTCGGCCTGCCCATCACGGTCGGCATCGCTCGCACGAAGTTCCTGGCCAAGGTGGCCAGTCAGGTGGCCAAACCGGACGGCCTGCTGTTGGTGCCACCCGATCGGGAGCTGGCGTTCCTGCATCCGCTTCCGGTGCGTCGGTTGTGGGGGGTCGGCGCCAAGACGGCCGAGAAGCTCCACGCCCACGGGATCGAGACGGTCGCGGATGTCGCCGAGTTACCGGAGTCAGCGCTGCGCCCCATGGTGGGTGGTGCGATGGCGCGACAGCTGTATGCGTTGTCGCGCAACATCGATCGCCGGCGGGTGACGACGGGGGTGCGGCGCAGTTCGATCGGAGCCCAACGCGCGCTCGGGCGTCGCGGGAATACGATGTCGGCCGCGGAGGTCGACGTGGTCGTGATCAACCTCGTCGACCGGATAACGCGCCGGATGCGCGGGGCGGGACGCACCGGACGGACCGTCGTATTGCGTTTGCGTTTCGACGATTTCGGCCGGGCCACCCGATCGCACACTCTGCCTCGCGCCACCGCGTCGACGGACGCGATCCTGGCCGCCGCCCGGGCATTGGTGACGGCAGCGGCTCCTGTGATCGCCGAGCGCGGCTTGACGCTGATCGGATTCGCGGTGTCCAACATCGACCACCAGGGCAGCCAGCAGTTGGAACTGCCCTTCAACTCCGAGCCCGATCCCGTGGCGATCGACGGCGCCATCGACGAGGTGCGTCAGCGGTTCGGCAATGCGATGCTGACCCGTGGGGTACTGGTCGGACGCGATCCCGGCCTGGAGATGCCCACCCTCCCGTACTAG
- a CDS encoding LLM class F420-dependent oxidoreductase — translation MRFAFKTSPQNTTWADMLAIWKAADTIDVFESGWTFDHFYPIFSDSSGPCLEGWTTLTALAQATERLRVGVLVTGIHYRHPAVLANMASALDIVSNGRLELGIGAGWNEEESGAYGIELGSIKERFDRFEEACQVLKGLLTQETTTFDGKFYQLKDARNEPKGPQQPHPPFCIGGSGEKRTLRITAQYADHWNFVGGPPEEFARKRDVLAAHCADIGRDPKEITLSAHVRLGPDHDVAKVVDEAVALGAEGLDLAIIYLPPPYDPAVLEPLAEAIRDSGQLTR, via the coding sequence GTGCGCTTCGCCTTCAAAACATCCCCGCAGAACACGACCTGGGCCGACATGCTTGCCATCTGGAAAGCGGCCGACACGATCGACGTCTTCGAATCCGGCTGGACGTTCGACCACTTCTACCCGATCTTCTCCGACTCGTCCGGCCCCTGCCTCGAGGGATGGACGACACTGACCGCCCTGGCCCAGGCCACCGAGCGGTTGCGCGTCGGCGTGCTCGTCACCGGAATTCACTACCGCCATCCGGCCGTGCTCGCGAACATGGCCTCCGCACTCGACATCGTCTCCAACGGCCGCCTCGAGCTCGGCATCGGCGCCGGCTGGAACGAGGAGGAGTCCGGTGCCTACGGAATCGAATTGGGTTCGATCAAGGAGCGCTTCGACCGGTTCGAGGAAGCCTGCCAGGTCCTCAAGGGGCTTTTGACGCAGGAGACCACCACGTTCGACGGGAAGTTCTACCAACTCAAGGACGCCCGTAACGAGCCCAAGGGCCCGCAGCAGCCGCATCCGCCTTTCTGCATCGGCGGCAGCGGCGAAAAGCGCACGCTGCGCATCACCGCGCAGTACGCCGACCACTGGAACTTCGTCGGCGGCCCGCCCGAGGAGTTCGCCCGCAAGCGCGATGTGCTGGCCGCGCACTGCGCAGATATCGGCCGCGACCCCAAGGAGATCACCCTGTCGGCCCACGTCCGACTCGGTCCGGATCATGATGTGGCGAAGGTGGTGGACGAGGCCGTCGCGCTGGGCGCCGAGGGCCTGGATTTGGCGATCATCTATCTGCCGCCGCCTTATGACCCGGCGGTGTTGGAGCCGTTGGCAGAAGCGATCAGGGATTCGGGTCAGCTGACTCGCTGA
- a CDS encoding PHP domain-containing protein: protein MDPVTALRQIAYYKDRAREDPRRVMAYRNAADTVEALTDAQRERLGASDSWQSLPGVGPKTAKVIAQAWAGREPDTLVELRAAAQDLGGGDLRAALRGDLHVHSNWSDGSAPIEEMMLAARDLGHEYCALTDHSPRLKIANGLSPDRLREQLDVIEELRERVAPMRILTGIEVDILEDGSLDQEPELLERLDVVVASVHSKLAMDSASMTRRMIKAVSNPHTDVLGHCTGRLVTGGRGMRPESKFDAEKVFTACRDHGTAVEINSRPERRDPPTRLLNLALEIGCLFSIDTDAHAPGQLDFLGYGAQRALDAEVPTERIVTTWRADQLLDWTSR, encoded by the coding sequence ATGGATCCGGTGACTGCGCTGCGTCAGATCGCGTACTACAAGGACCGGGCTCGGGAGGACCCGCGACGGGTGATGGCCTACCGCAACGCCGCCGATACCGTCGAAGCACTCACCGACGCGCAACGAGAACGGCTCGGCGCGTCGGACAGCTGGCAGTCCCTGCCCGGCGTCGGGCCAAAGACCGCCAAGGTGATCGCGCAGGCGTGGGCCGGCCGCGAACCCGACACCCTTGTCGAATTGCGCGCAGCTGCCCAAGATCTCGGTGGCGGGGACCTTCGGGCCGCGTTACGCGGCGATCTGCACGTGCACTCCAACTGGTCGGACGGGTCCGCCCCGATCGAGGAGATGATGCTGGCCGCGCGCGACCTGGGGCACGAGTACTGCGCGCTGACCGACCACTCGCCGCGCCTCAAGATCGCCAACGGGCTGTCCCCCGACCGCCTTCGGGAGCAACTCGACGTCATCGAAGAGCTCCGTGAACGAGTGGCACCGATGCGCATACTGACCGGGATCGAGGTCGACATCCTCGAAGACGGATCCCTAGACCAGGAGCCCGAGCTGCTGGAGCGGCTCGATGTCGTGGTGGCCAGTGTGCATTCCAAACTCGCGATGGACTCGGCGTCGATGACCAGGCGCATGATCAAGGCAGTGTCGAATCCGCACACCGACGTGCTCGGACATTGCACCGGACGCCTGGTCACCGGCGGACGCGGCATGCGGCCCGAATCGAAATTCGATGCAGAGAAGGTCTTCACCGCCTGCCGTGACCACGGCACCGCCGTCGAGATCAATTCCCGTCCCGAACGCCGCGATCCACCGACCCGGCTGCTGAACCTGGCCCTGGAGATCGGCTGCCTGTTCAGTATCGATACCGATGCGCACGCTCCCGGCCAACTGGATTTTCTCGGCTACGGGGCCCAGCGCGCCCTTGACGCGGAGGTGCCGACCGAGCGCATCGTTACCACCTGGCGCGCCGATCAACTGCTCGACTGGACATCCCGCTGA
- a CDS encoding NAD-dependent succinate-semialdehyde dehydrogenase, with translation MSEYAVTDPATAEVVATYPTSTDAEIQAAIDAAAKTGRTWARTTTVAERAALIGKVAALHEQRREQLADVIVREMGKPRDQALGEVDFSAAIYQYYADNAEKFLADEEIALLDGEGTAVVKRGPVGVLLGIMPWNYPYYQVARFAGPNLIVGNTILLKHAPQCPESAELLQLIFLEAGLPQGAYVDIRATNDQVAEIIADPRVAAVSLTGSERAGAAVAEIAGRNLKKCVLELGGSDPFILLSTDDLDATVEAAVEGRMENTGQACNAAKRFIVAEDLYDDFLAKFTDKLLAAADGIAPLSSELAAERLEQQVKTAVAQGAELKSAGERRGAFYLPAVLTGVTEDNDVYRQELFGPVAVVYKAGSEDEAIQIANDTPFGLGSYVFTTDADQAARVADRIDAGMVFVNAVGAEGAELPFGGVKRSGFGRELGKFGMDEFVNKKLIRTVT, from the coding sequence ATGAGCGAGTACGCAGTCACCGATCCGGCGACCGCAGAGGTGGTCGCCACCTACCCGACCTCGACCGATGCCGAGATCCAGGCCGCGATCGATGCTGCCGCCAAGACCGGCCGCACCTGGGCGCGCACGACAACCGTCGCCGAGCGCGCCGCGCTCATCGGCAAGGTCGCCGCCCTGCACGAGCAGCGCCGCGAACAGCTGGCTGACGTCATCGTCCGCGAGATGGGTAAGCCGCGCGATCAGGCGCTCGGCGAGGTCGACTTCAGCGCGGCCATCTACCAGTACTACGCCGACAACGCCGAGAAGTTCCTCGCCGACGAGGAGATCGCCCTGCTCGACGGCGAGGGCACCGCAGTGGTCAAGCGCGGCCCGGTCGGCGTGCTGCTGGGCATCATGCCGTGGAACTATCCCTACTATCAGGTCGCGCGGTTCGCCGGCCCAAACCTGATCGTGGGCAACACAATTCTGCTCAAGCATGCCCCGCAGTGCCCTGAGTCCGCCGAGTTGTTGCAGCTGATCTTCCTGGAGGCCGGCCTGCCGCAGGGCGCCTATGTCGACATCCGAGCGACCAACGACCAGGTCGCCGAGATCATCGCCGACCCACGGGTGGCCGCGGTATCGCTGACGGGCTCTGAACGGGCAGGCGCGGCAGTGGCCGAGATCGCCGGCCGCAACCTCAAGAAGTGCGTGCTGGAACTCGGCGGCTCCGATCCGTTCATCCTGCTGTCCACCGATGATCTCGACGCCACGGTGGAAGCCGCCGTCGAAGGACGGATGGAGAACACGGGGCAAGCCTGTAACGCCGCCAAGCGGTTCATCGTCGCCGAGGATCTCTACGACGACTTCCTCGCCAAGTTCACCGACAAACTCCTGGCTGCCGCCGACGGAATCGCCCCGCTGTCCTCGGAGCTGGCCGCCGAGCGGCTAGAGCAGCAGGTCAAGACCGCCGTCGCTCAGGGCGCTGAGCTGAAATCCGCAGGTGAACGTCGCGGCGCCTTCTATCTGCCCGCCGTGCTCACCGGAGTGACCGAGGACAACGACGTCTACCGCCAGGAACTGTTCGGGCCGGTGGCCGTGGTGTACAAGGCGGGCTCGGAAGACGAGGCCATCCAGATCGCCAACGACACCCCGTTCGGGCTGGGCTCCTACGTCTTCACCACCGACGCCGATCAGGCCGCACGGGTGGCCGACCGGATCGACGCGGGCATGGTGTTCGTGAACGCGGTCGGCGCCGAAGGGGCCGAACTGCCGTTCGGCGGCGTCAAACGGTCCGGTTTCGGCCGAGAACTCGGAAAGTTCGGCATGGACGAGTTCGTGAACAAGAAGCTGATCCGTACGGTCACCTAG
- a CDS encoding ESX-1 secretion-associated protein, protein MPTDYEKNLSVLTDHIRHLAEKQHTAVNQITGANRSIVDPARNVLDTHGLVCGATNLAVAAVEAARRTAGGKMERVSTELAEKLTTAATNYDNTDSAEGGNINTCGV, encoded by the coding sequence ATGCCAACCGATTACGAGAAGAACCTCTCGGTCCTCACTGATCACATCCGACACCTGGCCGAGAAGCAACACACGGCAGTCAACCAGATCACCGGAGCGAATCGATCAATCGTCGATCCGGCACGGAATGTTCTAGACACCCACGGACTCGTTTGCGGTGCAACTAATCTCGCCGTGGCTGCGGTCGAGGCCGCCCGTCGGACGGCCGGTGGAAAGATGGAGAGGGTTTCCACCGAGCTCGCCGAAAAGTTGACCACCGCGGCCACCAACTATGACAACACCGACTCCGCCGAAGGCGGGAACATCAATACATGCGGGGTGTGA
- a CDS encoding EspA/EspE family type VII secretion system effector, translated as MGFLDRVTDSVGDFANGPLKLASGVVNGAKDGASLVDNLLDRDVGGALQDAFKLADDVGDITEGLASLGFGVGPLPTAFKSMKSLVPAESKILWLAQLAIDGMKLTTGSGNPTNGDEFRGSSDHLGDAVATLIGAEPHTDRWDGTASQVYNAVTASHRRVAFEVQNADFEVANILDDEAEQVGRTRETLDDQIEWLKIYDYATMAMNSTAPSAALKVLLDTAAAATATGIAADAIGKLLTNSVQNALRIRDQLDGYEGAAKDTSGKPMGGCEVFAVPDQDDPDERLARPKKETPLPDLHAPTKAPTRSLPETKYTVPSPEEPIVYGPPATPYGNPAPVSPTTPSTPPSTTPKAPAAAGSPPAAPTTPPPRVPAAAAPAAHTSQRAPVTQAVRGDNATPVTAARS; from the coding sequence ATGGGTTTTCTCGACCGTGTTACCGACAGTGTGGGTGATTTCGCGAACGGTCCCCTCAAACTTGCCAGTGGTGTTGTAAACGGTGCCAAAGACGGCGCGAGTCTCGTCGACAACCTCCTCGACAGAGACGTCGGCGGCGCTCTTCAGGACGCCTTCAAACTTGCGGACGACGTCGGAGACATCACCGAAGGCCTGGCAAGCCTCGGGTTCGGGGTCGGACCGCTACCGACGGCATTCAAATCGATGAAGAGTCTGGTGCCGGCCGAGTCCAAGATCCTATGGCTCGCGCAATTGGCGATCGATGGAATGAAGTTGACCACGGGATCGGGAAATCCGACCAACGGCGATGAATTCCGCGGCTCGAGCGATCACCTTGGGGACGCGGTGGCGACTCTCATCGGCGCGGAACCACATACCGATCGGTGGGACGGAACCGCCTCACAGGTCTACAACGCGGTGACCGCATCGCATCGACGGGTCGCCTTCGAGGTACAAAACGCCGACTTCGAAGTTGCGAACATCCTCGATGACGAGGCCGAGCAGGTTGGCCGCACTCGAGAAACCCTCGACGACCAGATCGAATGGCTCAAAATATATGACTACGCAACCATGGCGATGAATTCCACGGCTCCCAGCGCCGCACTCAAGGTGCTACTGGATACGGCCGCCGCCGCCACAGCAACGGGAATCGCGGCTGACGCGATCGGCAAGCTGCTCACGAACAGCGTGCAGAACGCCTTGCGCATCCGCGACCAGCTCGATGGGTACGAAGGCGCAGCGAAAGACACGTCAGGTAAGCCCATGGGCGGGTGCGAAGTCTTCGCGGTGCCGGATCAAGATGATCCCGACGAACGGCTAGCTCGCCCCAAGAAGGAGACGCCGCTACCGGACCTGCATGCCCCGACCAAGGCGCCGACGCGGTCACTACCGGAAACGAAATACACGGTGCCCAGCCCGGAAGAACCGATCGTTTACGGCCCGCCGGCTACGCCTTACGGGAATCCAGCGCCCGTAAGCCCGACCACGCCGAGCACTCCTCCATCCACGACGCCCAAAGCTCCCGCGGCTGCGGGGTCCCCACCTGCTGCCCCGACCACCCCGCCGCCCAGGGTCCCGGCAGCGGCAGCACCCGCCGCTCATACCAGCCAACGCGCGCCCGTCACCCAAGCTGTTCGCGGCGACAACGCAACCCCCGTGACCGCCGCCCGATCCTAA
- a CDS encoding SulP family inorganic anion transporter has protein sequence MPRLLPHRADYAELPRSWRRDVLAGVTVGVVALPLALAFGISSGVGAAAGLITAVVAGLVAAVFGGSHVQVSGPTGAMAVVLAPIVAQHGLASIALVTVVAGLLVLAAGVTGLGRAVTFIPWPVIEGFTLGIAMIIFLQQVPAAFAQQAPAGERTLPAAITVITQADWTAAAKTLGVVAVIALLMVALPRLHRAIPESLTAVIVVTLLVGILHIPVAAIGELPSHLPAPLLPHADLGALRTLLGAALAIAALSAIESLLSARVAATMSPTGPYDPDRELVGQGLASVASGVFGGMPATGAIARTAVNVRSGARTRVAAIVHSLVLLGVAYLATGPVSTIPLAALAGVLMVTSFRMISAGTVRKILRSTRSDALTFVLTAVVTVCFDLIEAVEIGIVVAAFFALRSVARRSSVVREEIPGPHLPGDDEIALLRLDGAMFFGAAERISNAIVDAEHPHTSVVIIRMSQLGMLDATGAHTLAEIATELESRGITVIIKGVRPEHAELLANVGVFESLRHENHLLDSLDDAIAHARTHVSAR, from the coding sequence ATGCCTCGGCTACTGCCCCATCGCGCGGACTACGCCGAGCTGCCTCGCTCCTGGCGCCGCGATGTGCTCGCAGGCGTGACGGTCGGCGTAGTTGCACTGCCATTGGCGCTGGCGTTCGGGATCAGCTCGGGTGTCGGGGCGGCAGCGGGCCTGATCACGGCGGTGGTGGCCGGTCTGGTCGCCGCGGTGTTCGGCGGCTCCCACGTACAGGTGTCGGGGCCCACGGGGGCGATGGCCGTCGTGCTCGCCCCGATCGTCGCTCAGCACGGACTCGCCAGCATCGCACTGGTGACCGTGGTGGCCGGCCTGCTGGTGCTGGCTGCCGGTGTCACCGGGTTGGGCCGGGCGGTGACGTTCATCCCGTGGCCGGTGATCGAGGGGTTCACCCTGGGCATCGCGATGATCATCTTCTTGCAGCAGGTCCCGGCCGCATTCGCCCAGCAGGCGCCGGCAGGTGAACGCACGCTGCCCGCCGCCATCACGGTCATCACCCAGGCGGATTGGACAGCCGCGGCGAAAACCCTTGGGGTGGTTGCCGTTATCGCGCTCCTGATGGTCGCGCTTCCCCGCTTGCACCGCGCCATTCCCGAATCCCTGACCGCGGTCATCGTCGTCACCCTGTTGGTCGGCATCCTTCACATCCCGGTGGCCGCGATCGGTGAGCTGCCGTCGCATCTGCCCGCTCCCCTGCTTCCCCACGCCGATCTGGGCGCCTTGCGGACCCTGCTGGGTGCGGCACTGGCCATCGCCGCGCTGTCGGCCATTGAATCGCTGCTCTCGGCTCGGGTTGCGGCCACCATGTCGCCGACCGGACCGTACGACCCGGACCGCGAATTGGTCGGGCAGGGTTTGGCATCGGTGGCTTCGGGCGTTTTCGGCGGCATGCCCGCAACCGGCGCGATCGCTCGCACCGCGGTCAACGTCCGCTCCGGTGCCCGAACACGCGTCGCGGCGATCGTGCACTCGCTGGTGCTGCTCGGGGTGGCCTACCTGGCGACCGGACCGGTCTCGACCATTCCGCTCGCCGCGCTGGCCGGAGTGCTGATGGTGACGTCGTTCCGGATGATCTCGGCGGGCACTGTGCGAAAGATCCTGCGCTCGACGCGATCCGATGCGTTGACATTCGTACTGACCGCGGTGGTGACCGTGTGTTTCGACCTGATCGAGGCGGTCGAGATCGGCATCGTCGTCGCCGCCTTCTTCGCGTTGCGGTCTGTGGCGCGGCGCAGCAGCGTGGTTCGAGAGGAAATCCCCGGTCCGCACCTTCCAGGCGACGACGAGATCGCGCTGCTGCGGCTCGACGGTGCGATGTTCTTCGGTGCCGCCGAACGTATTTCGAACGCGATCGTGGACGCCGAACATCCACACACCTCCGTCGTCATCATCCGGATGTCGCAACTCGGCATGCTCGACGCCACCGGCGCCCACACCCTCGCGGAGATCGCCACCGAACTGGAGTCGCGGGGCATCACGGTGATCATCAAGGGCGTCCGACCCGAACACGCCGAGTTGCTGGCCAACGTCGGCGTGTTCGAGTCGCTACGGCACGAGAACCACCTACTCGATTCACTGGACGACGCGATCGCGCATGCGCGAACGCACGTCAGCGCTAGGTGA
- a CDS encoding glycosyltransferase 87 family protein → MHNGGEEMRLRRGVVAGVVLAAVLAVVVHNHLVPFGTHFFGLTENNFDLDTYRAAVHASWDGRSLYQEPALRGAWFVYPPFATFVLAPLAWLGFDVAKYTLLVLSICLLALIAWRILRLAGIRADLRLRVVSVALAVIVVDVEPVQATLWWGQINVLLMAIVMLDLLRPEQARWRGIGLGLAAGIKLTPLIFLPYLLLTRQWRASATAAVTFVATAALTWPLLPKDSAWFWTHLGDTSHISSIDHLANQSINGFLARYFEPHPRPEWLWIVAALVVLAACLAIAAWAHRRGELALAVVLVGLTGCAVSPFSWAAHWVWFAPALFWLVAKACTTQGVWARGWIYRAAGLYAMVFMWTLHRPGRNHTTMYFSGVYWNYLDLRRFWTGQLASGWYPLVFGCFVLAAVSWLRLSAPTQDTPDELTMTSDDIDDYPPEFLDEELART, encoded by the coding sequence GTGCACAACGGGGGTGAAGAGATGAGGTTGCGACGTGGCGTCGTCGCAGGTGTAGTACTTGCGGCTGTCCTGGCGGTGGTGGTGCACAACCACCTGGTCCCGTTCGGGACCCACTTCTTCGGGTTGACCGAGAACAACTTCGACCTGGACACGTACCGCGCCGCGGTGCACGCGTCCTGGGACGGCAGGAGCCTGTACCAGGAACCGGCGCTGCGCGGTGCCTGGTTCGTGTACCCGCCGTTCGCGACCTTCGTCCTCGCGCCGCTGGCCTGGCTCGGTTTCGACGTCGCCAAGTACACGCTGCTGGTCCTGTCGATCTGCTTGCTGGCGCTCATCGCGTGGCGCATCCTGCGCCTGGCAGGGATCCGTGCCGATCTGAGGCTGCGCGTGGTGAGCGTCGCGCTCGCGGTGATCGTCGTCGATGTCGAACCGGTTCAGGCCACGCTGTGGTGGGGACAGATCAACGTCCTCCTGATGGCGATAGTGATGCTCGACCTGCTACGCCCCGAACAGGCCAGGTGGCGCGGCATCGGACTCGGTCTGGCGGCCGGTATCAAGCTCACACCGCTGATTTTCCTGCCGTACCTGCTGCTGACCCGTCAATGGCGTGCCTCGGCTACCGCGGCCGTCACGTTCGTCGCGACGGCGGCGCTCACCTGGCCGCTGCTGCCGAAGGACAGTGCCTGGTTCTGGACTCACCTCGGCGACACCTCCCACATCAGCTCCATCGATCACCTGGCCAACCAGTCGATCAACGGATTTCTGGCCCGCTACTTCGAGCCGCACCCGCGGCCCGAGTGGCTGTGGATCGTGGCGGCGCTGGTGGTACTTGCGGCCTGCCTGGCCATCGCCGCCTGGGCGCACCGACGAGGCGAGCTGGCGCTGGCCGTCGTGCTGGTGGGTTTGACCGGTTGCGCGGTGTCGCCGTTCAGTTGGGCGGCGCACTGGGTCTGGTTCGCACCGGCGCTCTTCTGGCTCGTCGCGAAGGCGTGTACGACGCAAGGTGTATGGGCGCGCGGCTGGATCTACCGGGCTGCGGGCCTGTACGCGATGGTCTTCATGTGGACGCTGCACCGGCCCGGCCGCAATCACACAACCATGTACTTCAGCGGGGTGTACTGGAATTATCTTGACCTGCGCCGCTTCTGGACCGGGCAGCTGGCCAGCGGCTGGTATCCGCTGGTGTTCGGCTGTTTCGTCCTCGCGGCTGTCAGTTGGTTGCGGCTGAGCGCGCCGACGCAAGATACTCCCGACGAGCTCACCATGACGTCGGACGACATCGACGACTACCCGCCGGAGTTCCTAGACGAGGAGTTGGCGCGCACATAA